The following are encoded in a window of Paraburkholderia caffeinilytica genomic DNA:
- a CDS encoding ABC transporter permease, translating into MLRKIVSVIVAVVIMVFLIGPIVAILPLAFTSNIFLTYPIHAFSFRWFETLMSSDTWHRSIVNSLIIGSCSTLLATVLGTMAALGLRGKRLPFAGAVKTAFLLPMVVPAVVLGVGTQIVFGRMGIASTYIGVIAAHTVLALPFVLVNVLGSLSAINPALERAASSLGAKPLSIFVRVVMPLAMPGIVSGAVFAFATSLDEVVITLFVAGPNQWTLALQMFSSLRENVTPAVTAAAFVLILGTMTLIGVTALVKARLQRGAALKGA; encoded by the coding sequence ATGCTGCGTAAAATTGTTTCCGTTATCGTGGCGGTCGTCATCATGGTGTTCCTTATCGGCCCCATCGTGGCAATCCTGCCATTAGCATTCACCTCGAATATCTTTCTGACCTATCCGATTCACGCGTTCTCGTTTCGGTGGTTCGAGACCTTGATGTCCAGCGATACCTGGCACCGCTCTATAGTGAACAGTCTGATTATAGGCTCATGCTCGACGTTGCTCGCGACCGTGCTAGGAACAATGGCGGCATTGGGGCTCCGCGGTAAGCGGCTCCCGTTCGCGGGAGCCGTCAAAACAGCGTTTCTGCTGCCGATGGTGGTACCTGCGGTCGTGCTTGGTGTTGGTACGCAGATTGTTTTTGGACGCATGGGCATCGCGAGCACCTACATCGGTGTCATCGCCGCTCATACAGTTCTTGCGCTGCCCTTCGTGCTGGTGAACGTGCTTGGCTCGTTGTCGGCAATTAATCCAGCGCTGGAGCGCGCGGCAAGCAGTCTTGGCGCCAAGCCCCTGAGCATATTCGTGCGCGTCGTGATGCCACTTGCAATGCCCGGAATTGTGTCTGGCGCAGTGTTTGCGTTCGCAACTTCGTTGGATGAAGTGGTCATCACGTTATTCGTAGCGGGTCCGAATCAGTGGACGCTTGCACTGCAGATGTTCTCGAGTCTTCGTGAAAACGTCACGCCAGCTGTCACGGCAGCAGCGTTCGTCCTCATCCTTGGGACGATGACCTTGATTGGCGTCACTGCACTGGTCAAGGCGCGTTTGCAACGCGGAGCCGCCTTGAAGGGCGCCTAA
- a CDS encoding ABC transporter permease translates to MVLPLAVFLFVFFALPLFNVLKAAVVNDAVKVGLPQTSKAISKWDGKSGVSPVIEQAVLKDAAWGSDNQDKFGDAVRQLNADLPGFRSLMAKTQRAVSNAEGSDALSLKLMEIDPRWSDSTYWLTIKRDSHVLTDNNLLAAVDMHRTATGDVESLPDGTSANRLIISRTFLVSFLVTLLCVAIGVPYALIAAKATGWRRHLMLTMVLIPLWTSLLVRSAAWVVILQDHGVVNDTLVAIGAIAHPLQLIYNRTGVLLAMSQVLLPFMVLPVYSAIQAVPKNLMPAASSLGAKPLTAFTKVLLPLIFSGIVSGALLVFMSAIGYYITPTLVGGAGDQMISSVIAFYATGTADWGRAAALGLILLCATLVLYVAYARVSKSNALMGD, encoded by the coding sequence CTGGTGTTGCCGTTGGCCGTCTTCCTGTTTGTATTTTTTGCGCTCCCGCTCTTCAATGTTCTGAAGGCTGCAGTGGTGAATGACGCAGTGAAGGTCGGACTTCCGCAAACTAGCAAAGCCATCTCGAAGTGGGATGGCAAGTCGGGGGTTTCGCCTGTTATCGAACAGGCTGTTTTAAAGGACGCGGCGTGGGGCTCGGACAATCAGGATAAGTTTGGCGACGCTGTCCGTCAGCTGAACGCAGATCTTCCAGGATTTCGCAGCCTGATGGCCAAAACACAACGCGCCGTCTCGAACGCAGAAGGCAGTGACGCGTTGTCGCTGAAGCTGATGGAAATCGACCCCCGCTGGTCAGATTCGACGTACTGGCTGACCATCAAGCGGGATTCGCATGTCCTGACTGACAACAACCTGCTTGCTGCTGTCGACATGCACCGCACTGCTACGGGGGATGTCGAGTCGCTTCCGGACGGGACCTCGGCGAACCGTCTCATTATCAGTCGGACGTTTCTGGTTTCGTTCCTTGTGACTCTGCTCTGCGTTGCGATTGGTGTGCCATATGCGCTAATCGCAGCCAAGGCCACCGGTTGGCGCAGGCATCTGATGCTCACGATGGTACTCATCCCTCTGTGGACTTCCCTTCTGGTTCGTTCGGCAGCGTGGGTGGTCATCCTGCAGGACCATGGTGTGGTGAATGACACGCTGGTCGCGATTGGCGCTATCGCGCATCCATTGCAACTGATTTACAACCGCACGGGTGTATTGCTCGCCATGTCCCAGGTGCTGCTGCCGTTTATGGTGCTGCCGGTGTACAGCGCAATCCAGGCTGTTCCGAAGAATCTGATGCCCGCAGCATCGTCGCTCGGCGCGAAGCCATTGACCGCGTTCACCAAGGTGCTGCTTCCGCTTATCTTTTCGGGGATCGTGTCCGGCGCGCTGCTCGTCTTCATGTCCGCGATTGGGTACTACATCACACCGACGTTGGTTGGTGGGGCCGGCGACCAGATGATTAGCTCGGTTATCGCGTTTTACGCGACAGGAACTGCGGATTGGGGGCGTGCAGCGGCACTGGGCCTAATCCTTCTCTGCGCGACGCTCGTCCTGTACGTGGCGTATGCGCGCGTGTCGAAGTCCAACGCGCTAATGGGTGACTAA